From Antennarius striatus isolate MH-2024 chromosome 14, ASM4005453v1, whole genome shotgun sequence, the proteins below share one genomic window:
- the pex11b gene encoding peroxisomal membrane protein 11B — protein MESWVRFNSQSQAKERVFRAAQYACTLLGYALQRGGAAADVRQTVHQLEAHMSLTRKLLRLGNSVEAVEAAKRAVHLSDTVLRLCLTIGHINRAMYFACDNVLWAGKAGVISRLDQHKWSQRSFRYYLFALILNLTRDVYELHILFEREHRHRATKSTNQSPPAQPSAPQSSSSPLATTENHTLTAVLDRSRRELHLLVRLLYSNPPLLLDLLKNCCDVFIPLDRLGIYPTGPGFVGACGLLSSVLSILTMVHPWLKLKP, from the exons ATGGAGTCGTGGGTTCGCTTTAACTCTCAAAGTCAAGCCAAGGAGAGAGTTTTCAG GGCTGCCCAGTATGCCTGCACCCTGCTGGGCTACGCGCTGCAGAGAGGCGGTGCGGCCGCTGACGTGCGTCAAACCGTCCACCAGCTGGAGGCGCACATGAGCCTGACCAGAAAGC TGCTGCGTCTAGGGAactctgtggaggctgtggaggCGGCCAAGAGGGCGGTGCACCTCTCAGACACGGTGCTGAGGCTGTGCCTGACCATCGGACACATCAACAGAGCCATGTACTTCGCCTGTGACAACGTCCTGTGGGCCGGGAAGGCGGGCGTCATCTCCAGACTGGACCAGCACAAATGGAGTCAGAGATCATTCAG GTATTACCTGTTTGCGCTGATCCTCAATCTGACTCGAGACGTGTACGAGCTCCACATCCTGTTTGAGCGTGAACACCGTCACAGGGCCACCAAATCGACCAATCAATCCCCTCCTGCCCAGCCCAGTGCCCCCcagtcctcttcctccccacTGGCCACAACAGAAAACCACACTTTGACTGCAGTGCTGGACCGATCCCGTCGTGAGCTCCACCTGCTGGTGAGGCTGTTGTACAGCAACCCCCCACTGCTGCTGGACCTGCTGAAGAACTGTTGTGATGTCTTCATCCCACTGGACCGGCTGGGGATCTACCCCACGGGGCCTGGCTTTGTGGGGGCCTGTGGCCTgctgtcctcagtcctctccATCCTCACCATGGTCCACCCTTGGCTCAAACTCAAGCCCTGA
- the smad10a gene encoding mothers against decapentaplegic homolog 4 isoform X3: MWADSELGHHDATELSGHSLADQLNNSSIISVNPPSSNDACLSIVHSLMCHRQGGENEGFAKRAIESLVKKLKEKKDELDSLITAITTNGVHPSKCVTIQRTLDGRLQVAGRKGFPHVIYARLWRWPDLHKNELKHVKFCQFAFDLKYDNVCVNPYHYERVVSPGIVGLSLQSPAAPGSLIKEEYIHDCIQMDLPPGMPLSDHQGALKLPPPDHYGQPLPPPQMSSEPHGPPSVSRYTNLPVSPKVSASGTMLPLQSGHSDGRLHTASPQTQVLIPTTRPPTPTQPPPLPQQQAAQPAHPPQATLPPHPHGQNGYSSNKHSQSPAAFHIWTGSSTASYTPVGPQQNGRGHQQPALHHPNHHWSQHHGSTFPPSVSNHPGPEFWCSISYFEMDVQVGEMFKVPSSCPVVTVDGYVDPSGGDRFCLGQLSNVHRTDATGGAFCPGGLLLVGVVPPVYPGWSPPLFRLHIGKGVQLECRGEGDVWMRCMSDHAVFVQSYYLDREAGRAPGDAVHKIYPGAYIKVFDLRQCHRQMQQQAATAQAAAAAQAAAVAGNIPGPGSVGGIAPAVSLSAAAGIGVDDLRRLCILRLSFVKGWGPDYPRQSIKHTPCWVEVHLHRALQLLDEVLHTMPLADLGPSN; the protein is encoded by the exons GGGCTGATTCAGAGCTGGGTCATCATGATGCCACTGAACTGTCTGGTCACTCATTGGCTGACCAACTTAATAACAG CAGCATCATTTCGGTGAACCCCCCCAGCAGTAACGATGCCTGCCTCAGCATCGTCCACAGCCTCATGTGCCACAGACAGGGTGGGGAGAACGAGGGCTTTGCCAAGCGGGCGATCGAGAGCCTGGTGaagaagctgaaggagaagaaggacgAGCTGGACTCTCTCATCACTGCCATCACCACCAATGGAGTCCATCCCAGCAAGTGTGTCACCATCCAGAGGACCCTGGACGGACGGCTGCAG GTGGCGGGGAGGAAAGGCTTCCCTCATGTCATTTATGCACGACTGTGGCGCTGGCCTGACCTCCACAAAAACGAACTCAAGCATGTCAAGTTCTGCCAGTTTGCCTTTGACTTGAAGtatgacaatgtgtgtgtgaacccctACCACTACGAGAGAGTGGTGTCGCCAGGCATCG TTGGTCTCAGCCTTCAGAGTCCTG CAGCACCAGGCAGCCTGATCAAAGAGGAGTACATCCATGACTGCATCCAGATGGACCTCCCACCTGGCATGCCTCTATCTGACCACCAGGGGGCCCTGAAGCTGCCTCCACCAGACCACTATGGCCAGCCTTTGCCCCCCCCACAGATGTCCTCTGAGCCCCACGgccccccgtctgtctccagaTACACTAACCTGCCTGTCTCACCCAAAG TGTCTGCTTCTGGGACCATGCTACCACTGCAAAGCGGTCACAGCGATGGTCGTCTCCACACTGCATCCCCACAGACTCAAGTTCTGATCCCAACAACACGACCTCCgaccccaacccaaccccctcccctccctcagcAACAAGCTGCTCAGCCAGCCCACCCACCACaagccactctacctcctcatcctcacggACAAAACGGGTACAGCAGCAATAAACACTCTCAGAGTCCGGCCGCCTTCCACA TTTGGACAGGCAGCAGCACAGCCTCCTATACACCTGTTGGACCCCAGCAGAACGGACGAGGTCATCAGCAGCCGGCCCTTCATCACCCCAACCACCACT GGTCTCAGCATCACGGCTCCACTTTCCCTCCTTCTGTGTCCAACCACCCAG GTCCAGAGTTCTGGTGCTCTATCTCCTACTTTGAAATGGACGTCCAGGTGGGCGAGATGTTCAAGGTGCCCTCCAGCTGCCCGGTGGTGACGGTGGATGGATACGTCGACCCTTCAGGAGGCGATCGCTTCTGCCTCGGCCAGCTGAGCAACGTGCACCGCACAGACGCTA CTGGGGGGGCGTTCTGTCCAGGAGGTCTCCTACTGGTGGGGGTCGTCCCTCCTGTCTACCCTGGTTGGTCTCCCCCTCTGTTCAGGCTCCACATCGGTAAAGGCGTGCAGCTGGAGTGTCGTGGGGAGGGGGACGTGTGGATGCGCTGCATGAGCGACCACGCCGTGTTCGTGCAGAGCTACTACCTCGACAGGGAGGCGGGCCGCGCCCCCGGGGACGCCGTTCACAAGATCTACCCTGGGGCTTACATCAAG GTGTTCGACCTCAGACAGTGTCACAGGCAGATGCAGCAGCAGGCGGCGACGGCGCAGGCGGCGGCCGCCGCCCAGGCCGCCGCTGTCGCAGGAAACATCCCAGGTCCAGGCAGCGTCGGAGGCATCGCACCTGCAGTCA GTCTCTCTGCCGCCGCTGGGATCGGAGTGGACGACCTGAGGCGGCTGTGCATCCTGCGCCTCAGCTTTGTGAAGGGTTGGGGGCCCGACTACCCCCGGCAGAGCATCAAACACACCCCCTGCTGGGTGGAGGTCCACCTGCACCGCGCCCTGCAGCTCCTGGATGAGGTGCTGCACACGATGCCCCTGGCAGACCTGGGGCCATCTAACTGA
- the smad10a gene encoding mothers against decapentaplegic homolog 4 isoform X2, which translates to MWADSELGHHDATELSGHSLADQLNNSIISVNPPSSNDACLSIVHSLMCHRQGGENEGFAKRAIESLVKKLKEKKDELDSLITAITTNGVHPSKCVTIQRTLDGRLQVAGRKGFPHVIYARLWRWPDLHKNELKHVKFCQFAFDLKYDNVCVNPYHYERVVSPGIVGLSLQSPAAPGSLIKEEYIHDCIQMDLPPGMPLSDHQGALKLPPPDHYGQPLPPPQMSSEPHGPPSVSRYTNLPVSPKVSASGTMLPLQSGHSDGRLHTASPQTQVLIPTTRPPTPTQPPPLPQQQAAQPAHPPQATLPPHPHGQNGYSSNKHSQSPAAFHTVWTGSSTASYTPVGPQQNGRGHQQPALHHPNHHWSQHHGSTFPPSVSNHPGPEFWCSISYFEMDVQVGEMFKVPSSCPVVTVDGYVDPSGGDRFCLGQLSNVHRTDATGGAFCPGGLLLVGVVPPVYPGWSPPLFRLHIGKGVQLECRGEGDVWMRCMSDHAVFVQSYYLDREAGRAPGDAVHKIYPGAYIKVFDLRQCHRQMQQQAATAQAAAAAQAAAVAGNIPGPGSVGGIAPAVSLSAAAGIGVDDLRRLCILRLSFVKGWGPDYPRQSIKHTPCWVEVHLHRALQLLDEVLHTMPLADLGPSN; encoded by the exons GGGCTGATTCAGAGCTGGGTCATCATGATGCCACTGAACTGTCTGGTCACTCATTGGCTGACCAACTTAATAACAG CATCATTTCGGTGAACCCCCCCAGCAGTAACGATGCCTGCCTCAGCATCGTCCACAGCCTCATGTGCCACAGACAGGGTGGGGAGAACGAGGGCTTTGCCAAGCGGGCGATCGAGAGCCTGGTGaagaagctgaaggagaagaaggacgAGCTGGACTCTCTCATCACTGCCATCACCACCAATGGAGTCCATCCCAGCAAGTGTGTCACCATCCAGAGGACCCTGGACGGACGGCTGCAG GTGGCGGGGAGGAAAGGCTTCCCTCATGTCATTTATGCACGACTGTGGCGCTGGCCTGACCTCCACAAAAACGAACTCAAGCATGTCAAGTTCTGCCAGTTTGCCTTTGACTTGAAGtatgacaatgtgtgtgtgaacccctACCACTACGAGAGAGTGGTGTCGCCAGGCATCG TTGGTCTCAGCCTTCAGAGTCCTG CAGCACCAGGCAGCCTGATCAAAGAGGAGTACATCCATGACTGCATCCAGATGGACCTCCCACCTGGCATGCCTCTATCTGACCACCAGGGGGCCCTGAAGCTGCCTCCACCAGACCACTATGGCCAGCCTTTGCCCCCCCCACAGATGTCCTCTGAGCCCCACGgccccccgtctgtctccagaTACACTAACCTGCCTGTCTCACCCAAAG TGTCTGCTTCTGGGACCATGCTACCACTGCAAAGCGGTCACAGCGATGGTCGTCTCCACACTGCATCCCCACAGACTCAAGTTCTGATCCCAACAACACGACCTCCgaccccaacccaaccccctcccctccctcagcAACAAGCTGCTCAGCCAGCCCACCCACCACaagccactctacctcctcatcctcacggACAAAACGGGTACAGCAGCAATAAACACTCTCAGAGTCCGGCCGCCTTCCACA CAGTTTGGACAGGCAGCAGCACAGCCTCCTATACACCTGTTGGACCCCAGCAGAACGGACGAGGTCATCAGCAGCCGGCCCTTCATCACCCCAACCACCACT GGTCTCAGCATCACGGCTCCACTTTCCCTCCTTCTGTGTCCAACCACCCAG GTCCAGAGTTCTGGTGCTCTATCTCCTACTTTGAAATGGACGTCCAGGTGGGCGAGATGTTCAAGGTGCCCTCCAGCTGCCCGGTGGTGACGGTGGATGGATACGTCGACCCTTCAGGAGGCGATCGCTTCTGCCTCGGCCAGCTGAGCAACGTGCACCGCACAGACGCTA CTGGGGGGGCGTTCTGTCCAGGAGGTCTCCTACTGGTGGGGGTCGTCCCTCCTGTCTACCCTGGTTGGTCTCCCCCTCTGTTCAGGCTCCACATCGGTAAAGGCGTGCAGCTGGAGTGTCGTGGGGAGGGGGACGTGTGGATGCGCTGCATGAGCGACCACGCCGTGTTCGTGCAGAGCTACTACCTCGACAGGGAGGCGGGCCGCGCCCCCGGGGACGCCGTTCACAAGATCTACCCTGGGGCTTACATCAAG GTGTTCGACCTCAGACAGTGTCACAGGCAGATGCAGCAGCAGGCGGCGACGGCGCAGGCGGCGGCCGCCGCCCAGGCCGCCGCTGTCGCAGGAAACATCCCAGGTCCAGGCAGCGTCGGAGGCATCGCACCTGCAGTCA GTCTCTCTGCCGCCGCTGGGATCGGAGTGGACGACCTGAGGCGGCTGTGCATCCTGCGCCTCAGCTTTGTGAAGGGTTGGGGGCCCGACTACCCCCGGCAGAGCATCAAACACACCCCCTGCTGGGTGGAGGTCCACCTGCACCGCGCCCTGCAGCTCCTGGATGAGGTGCTGCACACGATGCCCCTGGCAGACCTGGGGCCATCTAACTGA
- the smad10a gene encoding mothers against decapentaplegic homolog 4 isoform X1: MWADSELGHHDATELSGHSLADQLNNSSIISVNPPSSNDACLSIVHSLMCHRQGGENEGFAKRAIESLVKKLKEKKDELDSLITAITTNGVHPSKCVTIQRTLDGRLQVAGRKGFPHVIYARLWRWPDLHKNELKHVKFCQFAFDLKYDNVCVNPYHYERVVSPGIVGLSLQSPAAPGSLIKEEYIHDCIQMDLPPGMPLSDHQGALKLPPPDHYGQPLPPPQMSSEPHGPPSVSRYTNLPVSPKVSASGTMLPLQSGHSDGRLHTASPQTQVLIPTTRPPTPTQPPPLPQQQAAQPAHPPQATLPPHPHGQNGYSSNKHSQSPAAFHTVWTGSSTASYTPVGPQQNGRGHQQPALHHPNHHWSQHHGSTFPPSVSNHPGPEFWCSISYFEMDVQVGEMFKVPSSCPVVTVDGYVDPSGGDRFCLGQLSNVHRTDATGGAFCPGGLLLVGVVPPVYPGWSPPLFRLHIGKGVQLECRGEGDVWMRCMSDHAVFVQSYYLDREAGRAPGDAVHKIYPGAYIKVFDLRQCHRQMQQQAATAQAAAAAQAAAVAGNIPGPGSVGGIAPAVSLSAAAGIGVDDLRRLCILRLSFVKGWGPDYPRQSIKHTPCWVEVHLHRALQLLDEVLHTMPLADLGPSN, from the exons GGGCTGATTCAGAGCTGGGTCATCATGATGCCACTGAACTGTCTGGTCACTCATTGGCTGACCAACTTAATAACAG CAGCATCATTTCGGTGAACCCCCCCAGCAGTAACGATGCCTGCCTCAGCATCGTCCACAGCCTCATGTGCCACAGACAGGGTGGGGAGAACGAGGGCTTTGCCAAGCGGGCGATCGAGAGCCTGGTGaagaagctgaaggagaagaaggacgAGCTGGACTCTCTCATCACTGCCATCACCACCAATGGAGTCCATCCCAGCAAGTGTGTCACCATCCAGAGGACCCTGGACGGACGGCTGCAG GTGGCGGGGAGGAAAGGCTTCCCTCATGTCATTTATGCACGACTGTGGCGCTGGCCTGACCTCCACAAAAACGAACTCAAGCATGTCAAGTTCTGCCAGTTTGCCTTTGACTTGAAGtatgacaatgtgtgtgtgaacccctACCACTACGAGAGAGTGGTGTCGCCAGGCATCG TTGGTCTCAGCCTTCAGAGTCCTG CAGCACCAGGCAGCCTGATCAAAGAGGAGTACATCCATGACTGCATCCAGATGGACCTCCCACCTGGCATGCCTCTATCTGACCACCAGGGGGCCCTGAAGCTGCCTCCACCAGACCACTATGGCCAGCCTTTGCCCCCCCCACAGATGTCCTCTGAGCCCCACGgccccccgtctgtctccagaTACACTAACCTGCCTGTCTCACCCAAAG TGTCTGCTTCTGGGACCATGCTACCACTGCAAAGCGGTCACAGCGATGGTCGTCTCCACACTGCATCCCCACAGACTCAAGTTCTGATCCCAACAACACGACCTCCgaccccaacccaaccccctcccctccctcagcAACAAGCTGCTCAGCCAGCCCACCCACCACaagccactctacctcctcatcctcacggACAAAACGGGTACAGCAGCAATAAACACTCTCAGAGTCCGGCCGCCTTCCACA CAGTTTGGACAGGCAGCAGCACAGCCTCCTATACACCTGTTGGACCCCAGCAGAACGGACGAGGTCATCAGCAGCCGGCCCTTCATCACCCCAACCACCACT GGTCTCAGCATCACGGCTCCACTTTCCCTCCTTCTGTGTCCAACCACCCAG GTCCAGAGTTCTGGTGCTCTATCTCCTACTTTGAAATGGACGTCCAGGTGGGCGAGATGTTCAAGGTGCCCTCCAGCTGCCCGGTGGTGACGGTGGATGGATACGTCGACCCTTCAGGAGGCGATCGCTTCTGCCTCGGCCAGCTGAGCAACGTGCACCGCACAGACGCTA CTGGGGGGGCGTTCTGTCCAGGAGGTCTCCTACTGGTGGGGGTCGTCCCTCCTGTCTACCCTGGTTGGTCTCCCCCTCTGTTCAGGCTCCACATCGGTAAAGGCGTGCAGCTGGAGTGTCGTGGGGAGGGGGACGTGTGGATGCGCTGCATGAGCGACCACGCCGTGTTCGTGCAGAGCTACTACCTCGACAGGGAGGCGGGCCGCGCCCCCGGGGACGCCGTTCACAAGATCTACCCTGGGGCTTACATCAAG GTGTTCGACCTCAGACAGTGTCACAGGCAGATGCAGCAGCAGGCGGCGACGGCGCAGGCGGCGGCCGCCGCCCAGGCCGCCGCTGTCGCAGGAAACATCCCAGGTCCAGGCAGCGTCGGAGGCATCGCACCTGCAGTCA GTCTCTCTGCCGCCGCTGGGATCGGAGTGGACGACCTGAGGCGGCTGTGCATCCTGCGCCTCAGCTTTGTGAAGGGTTGGGGGCCCGACTACCCCCGGCAGAGCATCAAACACACCCCCTGCTGGGTGGAGGTCCACCTGCACCGCGCCCTGCAGCTCCTGGATGAGGTGCTGCACACGATGCCCCTGGCAGACCTGGGGCCATCTAACTGA
- the smad10a gene encoding mothers against decapentaplegic homolog 4 isoform X4 — protein MWADSELGHHDATELSGHSLADQLNNSSIISVNPPSSNDACLSIVHSLMCHRQGGENEGFAKRAIESLVKKLKEKKDELDSLITAITTNGVHPSKCVTIQRTLDGRLQVAGRKGFPHVIYARLWRWPDLHKNELKHVKFCQFAFDLKYDNVCVNPYHYERVVSPGIVGLSLQSPAAPGSLIKEEYIHDCIQMDLPPGMPLSDHQGALKLPPPDHYGQPLPPPQMSSEPHGPPSVSRYTNLPVSPKVSASGTMLPLQSGHSDGRLHTASPQTQVLIPTTRPPTPTQPPPLPQQQAAQPAHPPQATLPPHPHGQNGYSSNKHSQSPAAFHTVWTGSSTASYTPVGPQQNGRGHQQPALHHPNHHWSQHHGSTFPPSVSNHPGPEFWCSISYFEMDVQVGEMFKVPSSCPVVTVDGYVDPSGGDRFCLGQLSNVHRTDASERARLHIGKGVQLECRGEGDVWMRCMSDHAVFVQSYYLDREAGRAPGDAVHKIYPGAYIKVFDLRQCHRQMQQQAATAQAAAAAQAAAVAGNIPGPGSVGGIAPAVSLSAAAGIGVDDLRRLCILRLSFVKGWGPDYPRQSIKHTPCWVEVHLHRALQLLDEVLHTMPLADLGPSN, from the exons GGGCTGATTCAGAGCTGGGTCATCATGATGCCACTGAACTGTCTGGTCACTCATTGGCTGACCAACTTAATAACAG CAGCATCATTTCGGTGAACCCCCCCAGCAGTAACGATGCCTGCCTCAGCATCGTCCACAGCCTCATGTGCCACAGACAGGGTGGGGAGAACGAGGGCTTTGCCAAGCGGGCGATCGAGAGCCTGGTGaagaagctgaaggagaagaaggacgAGCTGGACTCTCTCATCACTGCCATCACCACCAATGGAGTCCATCCCAGCAAGTGTGTCACCATCCAGAGGACCCTGGACGGACGGCTGCAG GTGGCGGGGAGGAAAGGCTTCCCTCATGTCATTTATGCACGACTGTGGCGCTGGCCTGACCTCCACAAAAACGAACTCAAGCATGTCAAGTTCTGCCAGTTTGCCTTTGACTTGAAGtatgacaatgtgtgtgtgaacccctACCACTACGAGAGAGTGGTGTCGCCAGGCATCG TTGGTCTCAGCCTTCAGAGTCCTG CAGCACCAGGCAGCCTGATCAAAGAGGAGTACATCCATGACTGCATCCAGATGGACCTCCCACCTGGCATGCCTCTATCTGACCACCAGGGGGCCCTGAAGCTGCCTCCACCAGACCACTATGGCCAGCCTTTGCCCCCCCCACAGATGTCCTCTGAGCCCCACGgccccccgtctgtctccagaTACACTAACCTGCCTGTCTCACCCAAAG TGTCTGCTTCTGGGACCATGCTACCACTGCAAAGCGGTCACAGCGATGGTCGTCTCCACACTGCATCCCCACAGACTCAAGTTCTGATCCCAACAACACGACCTCCgaccccaacccaaccccctcccctccctcagcAACAAGCTGCTCAGCCAGCCCACCCACCACaagccactctacctcctcatcctcacggACAAAACGGGTACAGCAGCAATAAACACTCTCAGAGTCCGGCCGCCTTCCACA CAGTTTGGACAGGCAGCAGCACAGCCTCCTATACACCTGTTGGACCCCAGCAGAACGGACGAGGTCATCAGCAGCCGGCCCTTCATCACCCCAACCACCACT GGTCTCAGCATCACGGCTCCACTTTCCCTCCTTCTGTGTCCAACCACCCAG GTCCAGAGTTCTGGTGCTCTATCTCCTACTTTGAAATGGACGTCCAGGTGGGCGAGATGTTCAAGGTGCCCTCCAGCTGCCCGGTGGTGACGGTGGATGGATACGTCGACCCTTCAGGAGGCGATCGCTTCTGCCTCGGCCAGCTGAGCAACGTGCACCGCACAGACGCTAGTGAGCgagccag GCTCCACATCGGTAAAGGCGTGCAGCTGGAGTGTCGTGGGGAGGGGGACGTGTGGATGCGCTGCATGAGCGACCACGCCGTGTTCGTGCAGAGCTACTACCTCGACAGGGAGGCGGGCCGCGCCCCCGGGGACGCCGTTCACAAGATCTACCCTGGGGCTTACATCAAG GTGTTCGACCTCAGACAGTGTCACAGGCAGATGCAGCAGCAGGCGGCGACGGCGCAGGCGGCGGCCGCCGCCCAGGCCGCCGCTGTCGCAGGAAACATCCCAGGTCCAGGCAGCGTCGGAGGCATCGCACCTGCAGTCA GTCTCTCTGCCGCCGCTGGGATCGGAGTGGACGACCTGAGGCGGCTGTGCATCCTGCGCCTCAGCTTTGTGAAGGGTTGGGGGCCCGACTACCCCCGGCAGAGCATCAAACACACCCCCTGCTGGGTGGAGGTCCACCTGCACCGCGCCCTGCAGCTCCTGGATGAGGTGCTGCACACGATGCCCCTGGCAGACCTGGGGCCATCTAACTGA
- the smad10a gene encoding mothers against decapentaplegic homolog 4 isoform X5, with protein MWADSELGHHDATELSGHSLADQLNNSIISVNPPSSNDACLSIVHSLMCHRQGGENEGFAKRAIESLVKKLKEKKDELDSLITAITTNGVHPSKCVTIQRTLDGRLQVAGRKGFPHVIYARLWRWPDLHKNELKHVKFCQFAFDLKYDNVCVNPYHYERVVSPGIVGLSLQSPAAPGSLIKEEYIHDCIQMDLPPGMPLSDHQGALKLPPPDHYGQPLPPPQMSSEPHGPPSVSRYTNLPVSPKVSASGTMLPLQSGHSDGRLHTASPQTQVLIPTTRPPTPTQPPPLPQQQAAQPAHPPQATLPPHPHGQNGYSSNKHSQSPAAFHTVWTGSSTASYTPVGPQQNGRGHQQPALHHPNHHWSQHHGSTFPPSVSNHPGPEFWCSISYFEMDVQVGEMFKVPSSCPVVTVDGYVDPSGGDRFCLGQLSNVHRTDASERARLHIGKGVQLECRGEGDVWMRCMSDHAVFVQSYYLDREAGRAPGDAVHKIYPGAYIKVFDLRQCHRQMQQQAATAQAAAAAQAAAVAGNIPGPGSVGGIAPAVSLSAAAGIGVDDLRRLCILRLSFVKGWGPDYPRQSIKHTPCWVEVHLHRALQLLDEVLHTMPLADLGPSN; from the exons GGGCTGATTCAGAGCTGGGTCATCATGATGCCACTGAACTGTCTGGTCACTCATTGGCTGACCAACTTAATAACAG CATCATTTCGGTGAACCCCCCCAGCAGTAACGATGCCTGCCTCAGCATCGTCCACAGCCTCATGTGCCACAGACAGGGTGGGGAGAACGAGGGCTTTGCCAAGCGGGCGATCGAGAGCCTGGTGaagaagctgaaggagaagaaggacgAGCTGGACTCTCTCATCACTGCCATCACCACCAATGGAGTCCATCCCAGCAAGTGTGTCACCATCCAGAGGACCCTGGACGGACGGCTGCAG GTGGCGGGGAGGAAAGGCTTCCCTCATGTCATTTATGCACGACTGTGGCGCTGGCCTGACCTCCACAAAAACGAACTCAAGCATGTCAAGTTCTGCCAGTTTGCCTTTGACTTGAAGtatgacaatgtgtgtgtgaacccctACCACTACGAGAGAGTGGTGTCGCCAGGCATCG TTGGTCTCAGCCTTCAGAGTCCTG CAGCACCAGGCAGCCTGATCAAAGAGGAGTACATCCATGACTGCATCCAGATGGACCTCCCACCTGGCATGCCTCTATCTGACCACCAGGGGGCCCTGAAGCTGCCTCCACCAGACCACTATGGCCAGCCTTTGCCCCCCCCACAGATGTCCTCTGAGCCCCACGgccccccgtctgtctccagaTACACTAACCTGCCTGTCTCACCCAAAG TGTCTGCTTCTGGGACCATGCTACCACTGCAAAGCGGTCACAGCGATGGTCGTCTCCACACTGCATCCCCACAGACTCAAGTTCTGATCCCAACAACACGACCTCCgaccccaacccaaccccctcccctccctcagcAACAAGCTGCTCAGCCAGCCCACCCACCACaagccactctacctcctcatcctcacggACAAAACGGGTACAGCAGCAATAAACACTCTCAGAGTCCGGCCGCCTTCCACA CAGTTTGGACAGGCAGCAGCACAGCCTCCTATACACCTGTTGGACCCCAGCAGAACGGACGAGGTCATCAGCAGCCGGCCCTTCATCACCCCAACCACCACT GGTCTCAGCATCACGGCTCCACTTTCCCTCCTTCTGTGTCCAACCACCCAG GTCCAGAGTTCTGGTGCTCTATCTCCTACTTTGAAATGGACGTCCAGGTGGGCGAGATGTTCAAGGTGCCCTCCAGCTGCCCGGTGGTGACGGTGGATGGATACGTCGACCCTTCAGGAGGCGATCGCTTCTGCCTCGGCCAGCTGAGCAACGTGCACCGCACAGACGCTAGTGAGCgagccag GCTCCACATCGGTAAAGGCGTGCAGCTGGAGTGTCGTGGGGAGGGGGACGTGTGGATGCGCTGCATGAGCGACCACGCCGTGTTCGTGCAGAGCTACTACCTCGACAGGGAGGCGGGCCGCGCCCCCGGGGACGCCGTTCACAAGATCTACCCTGGGGCTTACATCAAG GTGTTCGACCTCAGACAGTGTCACAGGCAGATGCAGCAGCAGGCGGCGACGGCGCAGGCGGCGGCCGCCGCCCAGGCCGCCGCTGTCGCAGGAAACATCCCAGGTCCAGGCAGCGTCGGAGGCATCGCACCTGCAGTCA GTCTCTCTGCCGCCGCTGGGATCGGAGTGGACGACCTGAGGCGGCTGTGCATCCTGCGCCTCAGCTTTGTGAAGGGTTGGGGGCCCGACTACCCCCGGCAGAGCATCAAACACACCCCCTGCTGGGTGGAGGTCCACCTGCACCGCGCCCTGCAGCTCCTGGATGAGGTGCTGCACACGATGCCCCTGGCAGACCTGGGGCCATCTAACTGA